In Chlamydiota bacterium, a genomic segment contains:
- the uvrA gene encoding excinuclease ABC subunit UvrA has protein sequence MQQRIVVRGARQHNLKGIDLDLPRGALIVMTGVSGSGKSTLALDTIYAEGQRKYVESLSAYARQFLQQMQKPEVDHIEGLSPAIAIQQRPLAATPRSTVATATEIHDYLRLLYANSGTPHCPRCRRPVRRMTVQEMVDEILALPSGEGVQILARVADGARGNQAELLARLAQDGFVRVRVDGAYGELGALPRLDARARHTVDVVVDRVAVRPEARNRITDSLELALRTGGGSALVLNDRGLVPAIGGAPGEGGAGGGTRRRRGRASAPSGTTPPGEERLFSERMLCRGCGTSYAELAPSSFSFNSPHGACPSCHGLGRQLAFDPARVIDPKKSLAGGAVRPFRIGGKSLVIYYRLLLRAVAKQFEINPDTPFEDLGERERELVLRGSGGEAMTMRFWRGRRPCVRTAPFEGVLPILDRRFRETESEWMRRVLRGFMAESLCGACGGLRLRPEALAVTVAGKGIGDLLAMTADEALAFVRNVSLEGRARAAGAEPLREIAARLGFLGRVGLGYLTLDRESGTLSGGEAQRTRLATQIGAGLTGVLYVLDEPSVGLHPRDTARLLETLARLRDLGNTVIVIEHDEATIRAADHVVDLGPGAGIHGGAVVAQGTVAEVAASPASLTGQYLSGSRRIELPETRRAPEPGRALLLAGASHNNLKDIDVRIPLGLLCAVTGVSGAGKSSLVDDTLRPALQRRLHGSTERAGAFRALSGAEQVDKVVVIDQSPIGRTPRSNPATYTGVYDAIRGLFAKHPEARARGYGPGRFSFNVKGGRCEACRGDGILRVEMHFLPDVYVPCEACGGKRYNRETLEVRFKGKTIADVLAMTVEEALAFFQRVPVLARRLGILSEVGLGYLELGQPATTLSGGEAQRIKLSRELGGLATGSTLYILDEPTTGLHFADIRILLGVLRRLVDAGNTVLVVEHNLEVVKCADWVIDLGPEGGEAGGRIVAEGTPERIAACPGSHTGRHLRGHLAR, from the coding sequence ATGCAGCAGAGGATCGTCGTCCGCGGCGCCCGGCAGCACAACCTCAAGGGGATCGACCTCGACCTCCCCCGCGGCGCCCTGATCGTGATGACCGGGGTCTCGGGCTCCGGCAAGTCCACCCTCGCCCTGGACACCATCTACGCGGAGGGGCAGCGGAAGTACGTCGAGAGCCTCTCCGCCTACGCCCGGCAGTTCCTCCAGCAGATGCAGAAGCCCGAGGTCGACCATATCGAGGGGCTCTCGCCGGCGATCGCGATCCAGCAGCGCCCCCTCGCGGCGACGCCGCGTTCGACCGTGGCGACCGCGACGGAGATCCACGACTACCTCCGCCTCCTCTACGCGAATTCGGGCACGCCGCACTGCCCGCGCTGTCGGCGGCCGGTGCGGCGGATGACCGTGCAGGAGATGGTCGACGAGATCCTCGCCCTCCCCTCGGGGGAGGGGGTGCAGATCCTGGCGCGCGTCGCCGACGGGGCGCGGGGCAACCAGGCGGAGCTGCTCGCGCGTCTCGCGCAGGACGGTTTCGTGCGGGTGCGCGTGGACGGGGCGTACGGCGAGCTGGGCGCGCTCCCGCGCCTCGACGCGCGCGCGCGGCACACCGTGGACGTGGTCGTGGACCGGGTCGCGGTGCGGCCCGAGGCGCGGAACCGGATCACCGACTCCCTGGAGCTCGCGCTCCGCACCGGCGGCGGTTCGGCGCTCGTCCTGAACGATCGGGGCCTGGTCCCCGCCATCGGCGGCGCGCCGGGGGAGGGAGGGGCGGGGGGCGGCACGCGGCGCCGGCGGGGCCGGGCATCCGCGCCTTCGGGTACGACGCCGCCGGGCGAGGAGCGGCTCTTCTCCGAACGGATGCTCTGCCGCGGGTGCGGGACGTCGTACGCGGAGCTCGCCCCCTCCTCCTTCTCGTTCAACAGCCCGCACGGGGCATGCCCCTCCTGCCACGGGCTCGGGCGGCAGCTCGCGTTCGATCCGGCGCGCGTGATCGACCCGAAGAAATCGCTCGCGGGCGGCGCCGTGCGGCCGTTCCGCATCGGCGGCAAGTCCCTCGTCATCTACTACCGGCTTCTTCTCAGGGCTGTCGCGAAGCAGTTCGAGATCAACCCGGACACGCCGTTCGAGGATCTCGGGGAGCGGGAACGGGAGCTGGTGTTGCGCGGGTCCGGCGGCGAGGCGATGACGATGCGGTTCTGGCGCGGGCGGCGCCCCTGCGTGCGTACGGCGCCGTTCGAGGGGGTGCTGCCGATCCTCGATCGGAGGTTCAGGGAGACGGAGAGCGAATGGATGCGCCGCGTGCTCAGGGGGTTCATGGCGGAATCGTTGTGCGGCGCCTGCGGCGGGCTGCGGCTCCGGCCGGAGGCGCTCGCCGTCACCGTGGCGGGGAAGGGGATCGGCGATCTCCTCGCCATGACGGCCGACGAGGCGCTCGCCTTCGTCCGGAATGTCTCCCTCGAGGGGCGCGCGCGGGCGGCGGGGGCGGAGCCGCTGCGCGAGATCGCCGCCCGCCTCGGTTTCCTGGGCCGCGTGGGGCTCGGCTACCTGACGCTCGACCGGGAGAGCGGCACCCTCTCGGGCGGCGAGGCGCAGCGCACGCGGCTCGCGACGCAGATCGGGGCGGGGCTCACCGGGGTGCTCTACGTCCTCGACGAGCCGAGCGTCGGCCTCCACCCCCGCGACACGGCGCGCCTCCTCGAGACCCTCGCCCGCCTCCGCGACCTCGGCAATACGGTCATCGTCATCGAGCACGACGAGGCGACCATCCGCGCCGCGGATCACGTCGTGGACCTCGGCCCCGGCGCGGGCATCCACGGGGGGGCGGTGGTCGCGCAGGGGACGGTCGCGGAGGTCGCCGCCTCCCCCGCGTCGCTCACCGGGCAGTACCTCTCCGGGAGCCGGCGCATCGAACTCCCGGAGACGCGGCGCGCCCCGGAGCCGGGGCGCGCGCTCCTCCTCGCCGGGGCGTCGCACAACAACCTCAAGGATATCGACGTCCGCATCCCGCTCGGCCTCCTCTGCGCGGTCACCGGGGTCTCCGGCGCGGGGAAGAGCTCGCTCGTGGACGACACCCTGCGCCCGGCGCTCCAGCGGCGGCTCCACGGCTCGACGGAGCGGGCGGGGGCGTTCAGGGCGCTCTCGGGGGCGGAGCAGGTGGACAAGGTCGTGGTCATCGACCAGTCCCCGATCGGCCGCACGCCGCGCTCGAACCCCGCCACCTACACCGGCGTCTACGACGCGATCCGCGGTCTCTTCGCCAAGCACCCCGAGGCGCGGGCGCGCGGCTACGGCCCCGGGCGCTTCAGTTTCAACGTGAAGGGCGGCCGCTGCGAGGCGTGCCGCGGCGACGGCATCTTGAGGGTCGAGATGCACTTCCTCCCCGATGTCTACGTGCCGTGCGAGGCGTGCGGGGGGAAGCGCTACAACCGCGAGACGCTGGAGGTCCGCTTCAAGGGGAAGACGATCGCCGACGTCCTGGCGATGACGGTGGAGGAGGCGCTCGCCTTCTTCCAGCGCGTCCCGGTCCTCGCCCGGCGGCTCGGCATCCTCTCCGAGGTCGGGCTGGGCTACCTCGAGCTCGGCCAGCCGGCCACGACCCTCTCCGGGGGGGAGGCGCAGCGGATCAAGCTCTCCCGCGAGCTCGGCGGCCTGGCGACCGGCAGCACCCTCTACATCCTCGACGAGCCGACGACCGGTCTCCATTTCGCCGACATCCGGATCCTCCTCGGCGTGCTCAGGCGCCTCGTCGACGCCGGCAACACGGTGCTCGTGGTCGAACACAACCTGGAGGTGGTCAAGTGCGCCGACTGGGTGATCGACCTCGGGCCGGAGGGGGGAGAGGCGGGGGGGCGCATCGTCGCGGAGGGGACGCCGGAGCGGATCGCCGCCTGCCCGGGGTCCCACACCGGGAGGCATCTCAGGGGGCACCTGGCGCGGTAG
- a CDS encoding YjgP/YjgQ family permease, producing MKIIQRYIGGQLLKTFSISLVVFTFILFMGNVIRILDMLERGVAWNLLSKLLLSFIPYLLVFSIPMSILTASLLIFGRLSADNEITAMRACGISYLGIFRSGILLALALTVVSGVVNVVLAPRAHYAMRRLRSQVGAQSPAALLEPGVFIDYFKPYQFYIGQKDGSVFKDVIIYEKLSDGRIRFLKAASGEIVSDEAPKIQFKLFDGTMEEPPREGENTSISAAFKTYIVKMGFDEEEGGVPKKMADYTFPELVAKIRNWRRMLPSASPMMQRDIRRRISITLTEANERFVFTSCVLAFVLVGMPLGIVAHRGETSVGAAISLALVGLNYAFIICVEALQERVWLHPHLLVWIPNAVFAVLGPWLTWRLDRR from the coding sequence GTGAAAATCATCCAGCGCTATATCGGCGGCCAGCTCCTCAAGACGTTCTCCATCTCCCTCGTCGTCTTCACCTTCATCCTCTTCATGGGGAACGTCATCAGGATCCTCGACATGCTCGAGCGCGGCGTCGCCTGGAATTTGCTCTCCAAGCTCCTCTTGAGCTTCATCCCGTACCTCCTCGTCTTCTCCATCCCGATGTCCATCCTCACGGCGAGCCTGCTCATCTTCGGCCGGCTCTCCGCGGACAACGAGATCACCGCGATGCGCGCCTGCGGGATCAGCTACCTCGGGATATTCCGGAGCGGGATCCTTCTCGCCCTCGCGCTCACCGTCGTCTCCGGGGTGGTGAACGTGGTGCTGGCGCCGAGGGCGCACTACGCGATGCGGCGGCTCCGCAGCCAGGTGGGCGCGCAGAGCCCCGCCGCGCTCCTCGAGCCCGGGGTCTTCATCGACTACTTCAAGCCGTACCAGTTCTACATCGGCCAGAAGGACGGGAGCGTCTTCAAGGACGTGATCATCTACGAGAAGCTCTCCGACGGCCGCATTCGGTTCCTGAAGGCGGCGAGCGGGGAGATCGTCTCCGACGAGGCGCCGAAGATCCAGTTCAAACTCTTCGACGGGACGATGGAGGAGCCCCCGCGGGAGGGGGAGAACACCTCGATCTCCGCCGCCTTCAAGACCTACATCGTGAAGATGGGGTTCGACGAGGAGGAGGGGGGCGTGCCGAAGAAGATGGCCGACTACACCTTCCCCGAGCTCGTGGCCAAGATCCGGAACTGGCGCCGGATGCTCCCGTCGGCGAGTCCGATGATGCAGCGCGACATACGGCGCCGGATCAGCATCACGCTCACCGAGGCGAACGAGCGGTTCGTCTTCACCTCCTGCGTGCTGGCGTTCGTGCTGGTCGGGATGCCGCTGGGTATCGTGGCGCACCGGGGCGAGACGTCGGTCGGCGCGGCGATTAGCCTCGCGCTCGTGGGGCTCAACTATGCCTTCATCATCTGCGTGGAGGCGCTCCAGGAGCGCGTATGGCTCCACCCGCACCTCCTCGTCTGGATCCCGAACGCGGTCTTCGCCGTCCTGGGCCCGTGGCTCACCTGGCGGCTCGACAGGAGATAG
- a CDS encoding YjgP/YjgQ family permease, with protein MQKLLDRYLIREFLVPFLYCLAAFVLIFIIYDLSAHLDNYIEDHVPLRFLMYYYAIQMPLVMVQVIPLSILLAIVYCLGALNRNNEITAMRAAGISVYRIMLPYLALGALFSGFIFYLNDQHAPRAYEESQRFLQDASGRGGEEQTRPLAFYNSKEGRAWAGQWRLSDDILQNVAVRSFQDGQVVETITASRAAYLDREWWFFDGAIQRYDARGRARGIEEAFTKRRFAFAEKPQDFLSSQKDSLSMSAGELWRTMSLYPKDSEIYGRKLVDLHYKIAFPFVGITIVLIAVPLSISSTRGGAAGSAGLSIAICISYYVIQMVGLSLGRGGHLSAWLASWLPNILFGATGLGLLYRNR; from the coding sequence ATGCAGAAGCTTCTTGACCGCTACCTGATCCGCGAGTTCCTCGTCCCGTTCCTCTACTGCCTCGCGGCGTTCGTGCTGATCTTCATCATCTACGACCTCTCCGCGCACCTCGACAACTACATCGAGGACCATGTGCCGCTGCGGTTCCTTATGTACTACTACGCCATCCAGATGCCGCTCGTGATGGTGCAGGTCATCCCCCTCTCCATCCTCCTGGCCATCGTCTACTGCCTCGGCGCCCTGAACCGCAACAATGAGATCACGGCGATGCGCGCCGCCGGCATCAGCGTCTACCGCATCATGCTCCCGTACCTCGCGCTCGGCGCCCTGTTCAGCGGCTTCATCTTCTACCTGAACGATCAACACGCCCCGCGGGCGTACGAGGAGTCGCAGCGGTTCCTCCAGGACGCCAGCGGCAGAGGGGGGGAGGAACAGACGCGCCCCCTCGCCTTCTACAACTCCAAGGAGGGGAGGGCCTGGGCGGGGCAGTGGCGCCTCTCGGACGACATCCTCCAGAACGTCGCGGTGCGGAGCTTCCAGGACGGGCAGGTGGTCGAGACGATCACGGCGTCGCGGGCGGCGTATCTGGACCGCGAATGGTGGTTCTTCGACGGCGCGATCCAGCGGTACGATGCGCGCGGCCGCGCGCGCGGGATCGAGGAGGCGTTCACCAAGCGCCGCTTCGCGTTCGCCGAGAAGCCGCAGGACTTCTTGAGCAGCCAGAAGGATTCGCTCTCGATGAGCGCGGGCGAGCTCTGGCGGACGATGTCCCTCTACCCGAAAGACTCCGAGATCTACGGCCGCAAGCTCGTGGACCTCCACTACAAGATCGCGTTCCCGTTCGTCGGCATCACGATCGTGCTCATCGCGGTGCCGCTCTCGATCAGTTCCACGCGGGGGGGCGCGGCGGGGAGCGCGGGCCTGAGCATCGCCATCTGCATCTCGTACTACGTCATCCAGATGGTGGGCCTCTCGCTCGGGCGCGGCGGGCACCTGTCCGCCTGGCTCGCGAGCTGGCTCCCGAACATCCTGTTCGGCGCAACGGGGCTCGGGCTGCTGTACCGGAACAGGTAG